A genomic stretch from uncultured Pseudodesulfovibrio sp. includes:
- a CDS encoding PAS domain S-box protein, whose translation MTKETTRKDQSARTPCQTGIKNFNLPEGCFKALFESSSDGLVFTDPKGIILKVNPAFCTMLRYPAEELIGKTPLDFTPPESRESEAELVHRLLNDKNGDTTFEKEFIRSDGNRIQVRVSFWSCPDSPVKGGTWGTVRDITAQKAAEFEAARSCERYRFMAENTDDVIWAIGPDFTYTYISPSVERLRGFTPKEVLGTNGKEAMTLDSKARLMEAFEVDQEKALHGDDVTLTRLELELYCKDGSTVWVESVIKALWSEDGKWLGSVGSSRDISERKRMEDRLKKSRRSVRALLDAITEPVGLFNLEGSVLAANHTLAMILGRSVDNVIDCNIFDFMPEMLANTVRKAFRDVKKTGKAVSEETIWGGRILESIIYPVLDGDKVTTIAVYSRDVTDSRYAEEARKKTQEQYRLIVETANEGIVGLDTDWRITYVNEIMADFLGYDAVDIIGRRYTQFILPKEVKDFEKHADEVMLGKRDRYERQFLHKDGHGMWGLVSVSPLTSEEGDHLGAFAMIADITEVKQAHERLLTILDGMSAYIYVSDLDTNEILFMNAHMRDRFGPYDSETTCYQHVRGLSKKCENCAKKKIIDADGKPAGTLVSERYSEKHKTWYLNYDSAIEWLRGRLVHMHMGTDITELKTMATELEHAMVEAQAASLSKNEFLANMSHEIRTPLNGLLGMMQLLQLTNLEPTQQDYLNTALNSGRNLLQILNDILDLSKVESGKLELEESEFELGEMLDSVISTFRFDVEERGLNMSWTIDPDLPRFFMADRGRLRQILFNLVGNAAKFTDHGSIHVEAYPLKSTLTKDNVHIFFQVTDTGIGIPAHKIKDVFDPFTQADGSTTRKYQGTGLGLGIVHRLVSLMNGTLNVDSRLNEGTTLVFTIQARPVDNPTRSTADNEHGSHQKSLSILVAEDERVNQMVVERLLKKFGHLPLCVDSGEKALEILKNESFDLFLSDIQMPGLDGVETTRVIRQKLGLDLPIIALTAHAMKGDKDRFMEAGMNGYIAKPFNMEKLRKEIERVMAEASIRKKN comes from the coding sequence ATGACCAAAGAAACAACGCGAAAAGACCAGTCTGCCCGCACACCTTGCCAGACAGGAATCAAGAATTTCAATCTTCCTGAGGGGTGTTTCAAGGCGCTGTTCGAGTCCAGCAGTGACGGCCTTGTGTTCACCGATCCCAAAGGGATCATTCTCAAGGTGAATCCCGCTTTTTGCACCATGCTCAGGTACCCTGCCGAAGAATTGATCGGTAAAACACCTCTGGACTTCACCCCGCCGGAAAGCCGGGAATCAGAAGCCGAACTTGTCCACCGTCTGTTGAACGATAAAAACGGCGACACCACATTCGAAAAAGAATTCATACGCTCAGACGGCAATCGCATTCAAGTTCGGGTCTCATTCTGGAGCTGCCCTGACAGCCCTGTAAAAGGTGGCACGTGGGGAACGGTTCGCGACATCACCGCCCAGAAGGCAGCGGAATTCGAAGCTGCCAGATCATGCGAACGCTACCGGTTCATGGCTGAGAACACAGATGACGTCATCTGGGCCATAGGACCGGATTTCACATATACTTATATCAGCCCGTCGGTGGAACGCCTGCGAGGGTTCACCCCCAAAGAGGTCCTAGGTACAAATGGCAAGGAAGCCATGACTCTGGATTCGAAAGCCAGACTCATGGAAGCCTTTGAAGTAGATCAAGAAAAGGCACTTCACGGCGACGACGTCACTCTCACTCGATTGGAGCTGGAGCTGTATTGCAAAGACGGCTCTACAGTCTGGGTCGAATCCGTCATAAAAGCCCTGTGGAGTGAGGACGGGAAATGGCTCGGGTCTGTTGGATCTTCCCGCGACATTTCCGAACGCAAAAGAATGGAAGATCGGCTTAAAAAGAGCCGGCGCTCGGTACGCGCCCTGCTCGACGCCATCACGGAACCTGTGGGACTCTTTAATCTGGAAGGCTCAGTCCTGGCCGCAAACCACACACTGGCAATGATTCTTGGACGGTCAGTAGACAATGTCATTGACTGTAACATCTTCGACTTCATGCCGGAAATGTTGGCAAATACGGTCAGAAAGGCTTTTCGTGATGTAAAAAAAACGGGCAAGGCGGTCTCTGAAGAAACTATATGGGGCGGCAGAATACTGGAAAGCATCATCTATCCAGTACTTGACGGGGACAAAGTAACCACCATTGCGGTCTATTCCAGAGACGTGACTGATTCGCGTTATGCCGAAGAAGCCAGAAAAAAAACCCAGGAACAATACCGCCTCATCGTGGAAACCGCCAACGAAGGCATCGTGGGATTGGATACAGACTGGCGCATCACCTATGTCAATGAAATCATGGCAGACTTTCTCGGGTATGACGCTGTTGATATCATTGGCCGAAGATACACTCAGTTTATCCTGCCGAAAGAGGTGAAAGATTTCGAAAAGCACGCTGATGAGGTCATGCTCGGCAAACGAGACCGCTATGAACGACAGTTTCTCCACAAAGACGGTCATGGAATGTGGGGGCTGGTTTCAGTCTCACCCTTGACCTCGGAAGAAGGCGATCATCTTGGTGCCTTTGCCATGATTGCAGACATTACTGAAGTCAAACAGGCCCACGAAAGACTGCTGACCATCCTCGACGGCATGAGTGCCTATATTTACGTTTCTGACCTGGATACCAATGAGATTCTCTTCATGAACGCCCACATGCGGGATCGCTTCGGTCCATACGACTCGGAAACGACCTGTTATCAGCATGTGCGTGGCCTCAGCAAAAAATGTGAAAATTGTGCCAAGAAAAAAATCATTGATGCCGACGGCAAACCTGCCGGAACCCTTGTCTCTGAAAGATACAGTGAAAAGCACAAGACATGGTATCTCAATTACGACAGCGCCATTGAGTGGTTGCGCGGACGCTTGGTACACATGCACATGGGAACGGATATTACGGAACTGAAGACCATGGCAACCGAGCTGGAACACGCAATGGTTGAAGCGCAGGCCGCCAGCCTGTCAAAAAATGAATTCCTGGCAAATATGAGTCATGAAATCAGGACACCACTGAACGGCCTGCTCGGTATGATGCAGTTGCTACAACTCACCAACCTGGAACCGACCCAGCAGGATTATCTGAACACCGCGCTCAATTCCGGCCGAAACTTATTGCAGATTCTCAACGACATCCTTGACTTGTCCAAAGTTGAGTCCGGCAAACTGGAACTGGAGGAAAGCGAATTCGAACTGGGTGAAATGCTCGACTCGGTGATAAGCACGTTTCGATTCGACGTTGAAGAGCGCGGCTTGAACATGTCGTGGACCATTGATCCCGATCTTCCCCGATTCTTCATGGCGGACAGAGGGCGGCTCCGTCAAATCCTGTTCAACCTGGTCGGAAACGCCGCCAAATTCACAGACCACGGGTCCATCCATGTCGAAGCATATCCGCTCAAAAGCACCCTGACAAAGGACAATGTCCATATTTTTTTCCAGGTAACGGACACAGGCATCGGCATTCCCGCCCACAAGATCAAGGATGTTTTCGACCCCTTTACACAGGCGGATGGATCAACAACGCGCAAATATCAAGGAACAGGGCTCGGGCTGGGCATCGTGCACCGACTGGTGTCGCTCATGAACGGCACCTTGAACGTGGACAGTCGCTTAAACGAAGGAACGACGCTCGTATTCACCATTCAGGCGAGGCCTGTTGACAATCCGACCAGATCAACAGCCGACAATGAGCACGGTTCACATCAAAAGAGTTTGTCCATACTTGTGGCCGAAGACGAGCGCGTCAATCAGATGGTCGTGGAACGTCTTCTCAAAAAGTTCGGCCATCTCCCCTTGTGCGTTGACAGCGGTGAAAAAGCGTTGGAAATTCTCAAGAATGAATCTTTCGATCTCTTTCTCTCGGACATCCAAATGCCCGGACTTGACGGTGTGGAAACCACTCGCGTCATACGTCAGAAACTCGGTCTTGATTTACCGATTATAGCACTGACTGCACACGCCATGAAAGGTGACAAGGACCGCTTTATGGAAGCAGGCATGAATGGATACATAGCCAAACCATTTAACATGGAAAAACTGCGGAAAGAAATCGAACGGGTTATGGCAGAAGCGTCTATACGCAAAAAGAACTGA
- the rocD gene encoding ornithine--oxo-acid transaminase — protein sequence MKSDQYILLEDEFGAHNYKPLDVVIERGEGIWVWDVDGKKYMDCLSAYSAVNQGHCNPKIMAAMFEQAKKLTLTSRAFRNDQLGPLYKELCDLTNSHKVLPMNSGAEAVETAIKAVRKWGYQVKGVPENKAEIIVCRNNFHGRTITIVSFSTDPVSTTGFGPFTPGFKVVDFGDAAAFEAAINENTVAFLVEPIQGEAGVIIPPDGYLKAVRRICDEKGIVLIFDEIQTGLGRTGALLAEEHEGVEADLTLIGKALSGGFYPVSAVLSNTEVLGVLKPGEHGSTFGGNPLACAVARAALKVLVEDDLIGNAKKMGDYFMEGLRKIRNPKIKGVRGRGLLIGVEFHDNAGGARQYCEKLKDVGLLCKETHETIIRFAPPLVITKTDIDWALERIAPVLSQ from the coding sequence ATGAAATCGGATCAATACATTCTGCTTGAAGATGAATTCGGCGCACACAACTACAAGCCGCTCGACGTGGTTATCGAACGGGGAGAAGGAATATGGGTGTGGGATGTAGACGGTAAAAAATATATGGATTGTCTGTCTGCATACTCTGCCGTGAATCAGGGACATTGCAATCCAAAGATCATGGCAGCCATGTTTGAACAGGCCAAAAAACTCACCCTGACATCCCGTGCCTTCCGCAATGATCAGCTTGGGCCCCTCTACAAGGAGTTGTGTGATCTGACCAATTCCCACAAGGTGCTCCCCATGAACTCCGGCGCAGAAGCCGTTGAAACCGCCATCAAGGCTGTCCGGAAGTGGGGCTACCAGGTCAAGGGCGTACCTGAGAACAAGGCGGAAATTATCGTCTGCCGTAATAACTTTCATGGTCGGACCATCACCATTGTTTCCTTCTCCACCGACCCGGTATCCACCACCGGATTCGGGCCGTTTACGCCCGGATTCAAAGTCGTCGACTTCGGAGATGCAGCCGCTTTTGAAGCTGCCATCAACGAGAATACCGTAGCCTTTCTCGTGGAACCCATTCAGGGCGAGGCCGGGGTTATCATCCCGCCTGACGGGTATCTCAAAGCGGTTCGACGGATCTGTGATGAAAAGGGCATTGTCCTCATTTTCGACGAAATTCAGACCGGCCTCGGTCGAACCGGCGCGCTTCTGGCTGAAGAGCATGAAGGCGTCGAAGCAGATCTTACCCTTATCGGCAAGGCGCTTTCCGGTGGCTTTTATCCCGTCTCCGCCGTGCTTTCCAACACTGAAGTTCTCGGCGTGCTCAAGCCTGGTGAGCATGGCTCCACTTTTGGCGGCAATCCGCTCGCCTGTGCCGTGGCCCGAGCCGCGCTCAAGGTGCTCGTCGAGGATGATCTTATCGGGAACGCCAAGAAGATGGGCGACTATTTCATGGAGGGATTGCGAAAGATCAGGAACCCCAAGATCAAGGGGGTCCGTGGGCGAGGCCTGCTCATCGGTGTCGAGTTCCACGATAACGCTGGCGGGGCGCGTCAGTATTGTGAAAAGCTCAAGGACGTCGGGTTGCTCTGCAAGGAGACTCATGAAACCATCATCCGTTTTGCTCCGCCGCTCGTCATCACGAAAACCGACATCGACTGGGCACTTGAACGGATTGCCCCTGTTCTGAGTCAATAA
- a CDS encoding TatD family hydrolase: MSKKNRPEPESLALPAGGVDSHAHLDLEDFDDDRDELIARATASGFSQIINVFLGPDAYEAKRSLFDKHPHISFLLGIHPNNANDLTDDVLNRMREHFKTDPRLKGVGEIGLDYYWERVPHDVQKAAFTKQLDLARELSLPVIIHSRDANDDTVKVLVEQGFKDSPVLWHCFGAGIELAETIVNNGWHISIPGPVTFRKKSDDIQAAVARIPFDRLMIETDCPYLAPEPWRGKRNHPALAAFTAQRIAQIKGRSLEDIWQITGDNARRFFGL, translated from the coding sequence ATGTCCAAAAAAAACCGACCTGAACCGGAATCCCTGGCACTCCCTGCCGGGGGAGTGGATTCTCACGCGCATCTCGACCTTGAAGACTTTGATGATGACCGGGACGAACTTATTGCCCGGGCAACAGCCTCGGGTTTCAGCCAGATCATCAACGTGTTTCTGGGACCTGACGCCTATGAGGCAAAACGGTCACTCTTTGACAAACACCCGCACATTTCCTTTCTGCTCGGCATTCATCCCAACAATGCCAACGACCTGACCGACGACGTGCTCAACCGCATGCGCGAACATTTCAAGACCGACCCGCGTCTCAAAGGGGTGGGCGAAATCGGTCTCGACTATTATTGGGAACGAGTGCCGCATGATGTCCAGAAAGCCGCTTTCACCAAGCAGCTCGACCTGGCCCGAGAGCTTTCCCTGCCGGTCATTATTCACTCGCGTGACGCCAACGACGACACGGTGAAGGTTCTCGTAGAGCAGGGATTCAAGGATTCCCCTGTCCTGTGGCATTGTTTCGGCGCAGGTATCGAGCTTGCCGAAACAATCGTCAACAACGGCTGGCACATATCCATCCCCGGCCCGGTCACGTTCCGTAAGAAGTCAGATGACATTCAGGCCGCTGTCGCCCGCATCCCCTTTGACCGGCTCATGATCGAGACAGACTGTCCGTATCTCGCACCCGAACCATGGCGCGGCAAACGGAACCACCCAGCTCTCGCGGCATTCACCGCGCAACGAATCGCCCAGATCAAAGGACGTTCGCTTGAGGATATCTGGCAGATCACCGGTGACAACGCTCGACGCTTTTTCGGTTTATAG